Part of the Cyanobacteria bacterium FACHB-DQ100 genome, TCAAGCCAACGATCGATTGGATGATTCCGGGCAACCGACTCCCTCTCACAATGACGATCGCTTACAGCGTGACCGTGTAAGCATCGCGAATTCCAGATACTTCCTTGATTTGATTCAGAATGTTCTCTGGTAGCGGATCATCAATGCTCAGAACCATCACGGCATCACCCCGCACAATCTTGCGTCCCACCTGCATACTGGCAATGTTGACGTTAGATTCACCCAGCAATGAGCCAATCCGCCCAATGATGCCCGGTGTATCGCGGTGTAAGGTGAACAACATATAGCGATTTGGCGGAACGTTGATCGGAAAATCATTGATACTGGTAATCCGAATCTCATCGTCACCCAGCAACGCACCCGTCACTGAATGTTCTCCGAGTGTTCCTTTGGCAGATAGATGCAGCGAACCCGCATAATCTTTGACCGAAGCATCACGAGTTTCAATCACGCGAATTCCCCGCTCTTTTGCTTCGATGCTGGCGTTCACGTAGTTGACGCGCTCTTGCAGAGCAGGCGATAACAATCCTTTCAGCGCTGCAATGACGATCGGCTGACTTTGATTGGTTGCTAGATCTCCACGCAGTCCGATGTTCAGCGATTCAATCCGACCTCCTGCCAACTGTCCAACCATCTTGCCGAGCGTTTCCGCAAGCTGCAAGTATGGCTTCAACTGCTCCATAATTTCAGGACGCAAGCCCGGAATATTCACCGCCGATCGCGCAGGCTCACCCAGCAAGACATCCCGAATTTGCTCTGCCACATCGATCGCCACGTTCACCTGAGCTTCCTCGGTTGATGCACCTAAGTGCGGTGTTAACACGGCTTCTTTACCCAACGCTTTGAGCGGCGATTCTCCGAGCGGTTCCGCTGCAAACACATCGAGCGCGGCTCCGGCAATCTTTCCAGCTTTCAGGGCTTCAGCGATCGCGGCTTCATCGATAATGCCGCCCCGCGCACAGTTAATGATCCGAACATTCGGCTTCATTTTGGCGATCGAATCTGCGTTAATCAGATTCGTCGTTTCTGGAGTTTTGGGGATGTGCAGCGTAATGTAGTCCGCCGATTGAAACAAGACATCAAGTTCCACCAAGCTACAACCTAATTGTTCTGCACGTTCGGTCGAGATAAACGGATCATACGCAAGTAGCTTCATCCCCATTGCGCGTGCCACAGTTGCCACGTGAGCACCGATTTTACCTAGACCAACGACACCCAAAGTTTTGTTGTAAACTTCGTTCCCGGTGTAGCTTTTACGATCCCATTTGCCTTGTTTGAGTTTTTCATTCGCTTCGGGAATGTAGCGAGACAGGGACAGCATCATTGCAAGCGTGTGTTCTGCCGCCGCGATCGTATTCCCTTCGGGCGAGTTCACAACGATTACGCCTTTTCGGGTTGCTGCCGGCACATCGACGTTATCGACCCCGACTCCCGCGCGTCCGATAATTTTGAGCTTCCGTCCGGCTTCGATTACTTCAGCAGTCACGCGAGTCCCAGAACGAATCATCAGCGCATCATATTCTGGAATCATCTCAACAAGCTGCTCTTTAGTCAGATCAGTTTTGATATCAACTTGAGCAACTTGCGACAGAATATCGATTCCAACTTGGTCGATCGGATCAGAAACAAGAACCTTGGGCATAACAACGGCGAAAGGCAGAGTGAGTAGGTGTGGAGATTTGCACAATGATTATTTTGAGCCGTTTTCCACAGATAGTCATTCTAGTAGATCCCGGTATCGCCCCTCGTGCATTCTTGGAAAAGTTTTCGATTTGCGCTGCGATCGCCACCCGTTAAACTAAAAACAGCGTTACTGGAGCCTGCCGATATGGTTCAACTCGATGCGACTCCTGCCCAATCTCGTCAAGAGACTCCCCCGCTTGTGGACGAAACTCAAGCACCAGATTTACCGGAGGATATTACTTTTCCTCCGACTAACCTCTACAGTGATGAGCCGCCCTTGGAAACTGATTTTCACCGCCGTCAAATTGATCTGCTGATTCGGTTACTCGAATTCTGGTGGCGCGATCGCTCAGATTTTTACATTTCAGGCAATCTGACCGTTTACTACAACGAACAGCAATTAAAGAAGCGAGACTTTCGCGGCCCTGATGTGTTTGTTGTGTTAGGAGCCGAAAAGCGCGATCGTCGCAGTTGGGCGATTTGGGAGGAAGGCGGCAAATATCCAAACGTGGTAATCGAGTTACTGTCGAGCGCGACTGCTACGGTCGATCGCGGCAAGAAAAAAGACCTTTATCAAGATGTTTGGCGCGTTCCAGAGTATTACTGGTTTCACCCAGAAACAATGGAGTTTGCCGGATTTCGCTTAATCGGCGGAACTTACGGCGCGATCGCACCCAACGAGAGCGGGAGATTACCGAGTGAGCAACTAGGGCTAGAACTGGGCATTCACGATCACCAATTGCGCTGGTTCACTGCAGAAGGCGAGTTGATTCCCTTACCCGAAGAAGCCGAGCGCCAACGAGCAGAACAAGAACGCCAAGCACGGGAGCGATTGGAAAACTATTTGCGAACCCAAGGCATCGATCCGAATCAGCTACCAGAGTAGAAATCGCATCACCGCCTGATAAGATGCCTAATACCGAATCAATTTGTTGATGCGACAGATCCTTCGCCCCCTAAATCCCCCATACTGAGGGACTTTGAGAATCCGAAACAGATTTGGCGTGAAGTCCCCCACTCGTGGGGGATTTAGGGGGCTTCCAAGATCTGTCGCACTCAAAAATCGATTTGGTATAAAACGGGTTATGGGAACGTGACAAGCATGAGTACCGAAAATCAAAGTACAAAAGATCAAAATACAACAGGTGCAGACGCGATCGATGTTGCGATCGCCAAAGGAATTGATTTTGATGGCTCTCCGATTCCGTCTGAGAAGTTGGACTTATACAACAAAGTCATGGCGCTAGAAGCGGGACGGCAACGCAGTGGAGTGTCAAACACGATGCGATCGCGGATTGTTCGCATCGGAGCAAAGCACATTCCTCAAGCTGAACTGAATCAAATGCTGGAAGCCGCAGGATTCGCACCGCTGAAAGAGAAAGAAATCGCCTTTTTCTACAACAAGTAATGTCTGTCACTTACTCGGATATCTTAGCGGCTACCGATCGTCTCGCAGGTGTTGCCCACCGAACACCCGTGATCACTTCAAACACAGTGAATCAGCGCACTCGCGCTCAGGTGTTTTTCAAGTGCGAGAACTTTCAGCGATCGGGGTCGTTTAAGTTCCGAGGTGCTTACAATGCAATCGCTCAACTGAGCGATGAACAACGCAGGCGCGGCGTGATTGCGTTTTCATCGGGCAATCATGGGCAAGCGTTAGCCTTGGCAGGTCAAATTCTGAATGTTCCTGTGACGATCGTCATGCCAAACGACGCGCCAGAGGTAAAGAAAGCCGCAACTCAAAGCTATGACGCTGAGACAATCTTCTACAATCGCACTCTACAAAAGCGAGAAGAAGTCGCACAATCGATCGCAGACGATCGTGGCTTAACCTTAATTCCACCCTTTGATTTTGCGCCAGTGATCGCAGGGCAGGGAACCACTGCAAAAGAATTGATCGAAGAAGTCGGCAACTTAGATGTCATGCTAGTCTGCTGTGGCGGAGGTGGATTGATTTCAGGCTGTGCGATCGCTGCCGATACTCTTTCTCCGAACTGTCAGACCATTGGAGTTGAACCCAAACGTGCAGATGATGCCACGCGATCGTTCTACAGCCGCACCCTGCAAACCGTTGAGCATCCGAATACGATCGCAGATGGTGCCAGAACAGCTTCGCTCGGAGAACTCACCTTTCCGTTAATTCTGGAGTACGTTGATGAGATGGTTACAGTGTCCGAAGCCGCAATCTTACGCACGATGCTTTTCGTTTGGGAGCGGCTCAAGATTGTGGTTGAACCCACAGGCGTTCTAGCAGCAGCAGCATTGCTCGAAGGAATTGTTTCTTTTCCAGATGCCAAAATTGGTGTGATTATTAGCGGCGGTAATGTCGATCTGAAAGAAGCTGGAAAGCTCTTTACTAAAGCAACCGCAAAAGAGAAATCCTCACAGCGTCGTCCGCTCGCACCAGAAATGAGCTAGGGCTTTCGGAGTAAAGACGATCGTGCTTGTAGAGGCTTCATAGAAAGCATCTGATCGCTTTTGGGCAAGCTAACTCTATCCAACTCATAAAAGACAATTGATATGCAAGCATTTGCGCTGAATCGCAAAACAATGATTCCGATGCTAGTTGTGTCTGGTTTGCTTGGATTTGGTGGACTGGTTGCCCTTCTACGCTGTGTGACGGTGATTAAAACTGGAGAAATTGGCATTGTTGATCTTTACGGTCAAGTGTCAGCTCAACCCCTCACTCCAGGCATTCACCTCAAAAATCCACTGGCTCGGTTAACCAAGTTTTCAACACGAATTCGCGAAGTCAAAGAAACCCTGGAAACTCCAACCAAAGAAGGCTTGATGGTGAATGTCGATGTCAGCGTGCTTTATCGTATTGACTCTGAAAAGGCAAAACAGCTTTATCAAACCGTGGGCACGAATTACGAAGAGGTCATTCTTACCCCTCAGATCCGATCGCTGATTCGAGGTGCAACTGCAACTTATGAACTGAAAACCCTTTACACCAGCGATCGAGAAAAACTTGCACAGCAGCTTCGCGACAATCTGAACAAGAGCTTGCGCGATCGCGGCATCATTATCGAAGAAGCGCCCCTCCGGAATGTCAAGCTTCCTGAAGCGCTAGAACGATCGGTACAGGAAAAACTCAAAGCTGAGCAAGAAAGCCAGCGCATGAAGTTTGTTCTCGACAGAGAGCGGCAAGAAGCCGATCGCAAACGCATCGAAGCTCAAGGAAACGCAGATGCACAGAGAATTCTGTCGCAAGGATTGAGCGATCAAGCCCTGCGATTTAAGCAAATTGAAGCTATGCAGCAACTGGCGACATCTCAGAATTCAAAAGTGATTGTGTTGAGTGGGGATCAGAAAGCGCCTGTAATGTTGCAGCCTTGAGAATTGGCTAGGCTTTGAACTGCAATCGATCACCGCTCGTGTTAAAGCAAATCTTCGAGGACTCTCTCAAGAGAGGCTTCTTCACAGAAACTTGGCAATACGATCGACCGCTTCGACTAATCGCTCCGGCTCATGCACCAGCGCAAATCTTACATATCCTTCGCCGGATTTACCAAACCCTGCACCCGGAGAGACTGCAACGCCTGTAGCTTCTACAAGTTTGACCGCAAAGTTGATCGAATCCTTCACCCAAGGTTCCGGCAGCCTTGCCCAAACATACATTGCCGCTTCAGGCATCGGCACCTTCCAACCGATCTGATGCAAGCGATCGACAAACACATCCCGCCGCTGCCGATAAATTTCAACCGCTTTTTGCACTCCGGATTGATCTCCGGTTAGGGCTGTGATCGCCCCATTCAAAATGCCTCGATATTGATTAAAGTCGATCGCTGCTTTAACTTGTCTCAATGCTCGAATTAAGTCTGCGTTCCCGATCGCATAACCCACGCGAAAACCGCCCATCTTATAGGACTTTGAGAAAGTGAAAAACTCGATTGACACTGATTTTTCTGGATCAGCTTGCAGCACTGAGGGCATCGGATCAGAGCCGAGATAAAAATCGGCGTAAGGAAAATCGTGAACTAGCACTAAATCGTGAGTTTGGCAGAATTGCACTGCTTCTTGGAAAAAAGACAGAGGCGCG contains:
- a CDS encoding LL-diaminopimelate aminotransferase is translated as MQFAKRLEPLQANVFADMDRAKSKALSAGQDIIDLSLGSSDLPTEPHVIQAIEQSLHDPSTHGYLLFHGTRAFRQAAARWYIDKFGIAVDPETEVLALVGSQEGTAHLPLAVLNPGDFALLLDPGYPSHAGGVYLASGQIYPMPLRAEKGFLPVFEEIPSAVLAQSRMMVLSYPHNPTTAIAPLSFFQEAVQFCQTHDLVLVHDFPYADFYLGSDPMPSVLQADPEKSVSIEFFTFSKSYKMGGFRVGYAIGNADLIRALRQVKAAIDFNQYRGILNGAITALTGDQSGVQKAVEIYRQRRDVFVDRLHQIGWKVPMPEAAMYVWARLPEPWVKDSINFAVKLVEATGVAVSPGAGFGKSGEGYVRFALVHEPERLVEAVDRIAKFL
- a CDS encoding DUF4090 family protein, which translates into the protein MSTENQSTKDQNTTGADAIDVAIAKGIDFDGSPIPSEKLDLYNKVMALEAGRQRSGVSNTMRSRIVRIGAKHIPQAELNQMLEAAGFAPLKEKEIAFFYNK
- a CDS encoding prohibitin family protein encodes the protein MQAFALNRKTMIPMLVVSGLLGFGGLVALLRCVTVIKTGEIGIVDLYGQVSAQPLTPGIHLKNPLARLTKFSTRIREVKETLETPTKEGLMVNVDVSVLYRIDSEKAKQLYQTVGTNYEEVILTPQIRSLIRGATATYELKTLYTSDREKLAQQLRDNLNKSLRDRGIIIEEAPLRNVKLPEALERSVQEKLKAEQESQRMKFVLDRERQEADRKRIEAQGNADAQRILSQGLSDQALRFKQIEAMQQLATSQNSKVIVLSGDQKAPVMLQP
- a CDS encoding threo-3-hydroxy-L-aspartate ammonia-lyase, which produces MSVTYSDILAATDRLAGVAHRTPVITSNTVNQRTRAQVFFKCENFQRSGSFKFRGAYNAIAQLSDEQRRRGVIAFSSGNHGQALALAGQILNVPVTIVMPNDAPEVKKAATQSYDAETIFYNRTLQKREEVAQSIADDRGLTLIPPFDFAPVIAGQGTTAKELIEEVGNLDVMLVCCGGGGLISGCAIAADTLSPNCQTIGVEPKRADDATRSFYSRTLQTVEHPNTIADGARTASLGELTFPLILEYVDEMVTVSEAAILRTMLFVWERLKIVVEPTGVLAAAALLEGIVSFPDAKIGVIISGGNVDLKEAGKLFTKATAKEKSSQRRPLAPEMS
- a CDS encoding Uma2 family endonuclease codes for the protein MVQLDATPAQSRQETPPLVDETQAPDLPEDITFPPTNLYSDEPPLETDFHRRQIDLLIRLLEFWWRDRSDFYISGNLTVYYNEQQLKKRDFRGPDVFVVLGAEKRDRRSWAIWEEGGKYPNVVIELLSSATATVDRGKKKDLYQDVWRVPEYYWFHPETMEFAGFRLIGGTYGAIAPNESGRLPSEQLGLELGIHDHQLRWFTAEGELIPLPEEAERQRAEQERQARERLENYLRTQGIDPNQLPE
- a CDS encoding phosphoglycerate dehydrogenase; translated protein: MPKVLVSDPIDQVGIDILSQVAQVDIKTDLTKEQLVEMIPEYDALMIRSGTRVTAEVIEAGRKLKIIGRAGVGVDNVDVPAATRKGVIVVNSPEGNTIAAAEHTLAMMLSLSRYIPEANEKLKQGKWDRKSYTGNEVYNKTLGVVGLGKIGAHVATVARAMGMKLLAYDPFISTERAEQLGCSLVELDVLFQSADYITLHIPKTPETTNLINADSIAKMKPNVRIINCARGGIIDEAAIAEALKAGKIAGAALDVFAAEPLGESPLKALGKEAVLTPHLGASTEEAQVNVAIDVAEQIRDVLLGEPARSAVNIPGLRPEIMEQLKPYLQLAETLGKMVGQLAGGRIESLNIGLRGDLATNQSQPIVIAALKGLLSPALQERVNYVNASIEAKERGIRVIETRDASVKDYAGSLHLSAKGTLGEHSVTGALLGDDEIRITSINDFPINVPPNRYMLFTLHRDTPGIIGRIGSLLGESNVNIASMQVGRKIVRGDAVMVLSIDDPLPENILNQIKEVSGIRDAYTVTL